GTCGAGCCGTCCGCTCGCGCGGTCGGCGCGGATCACGCGCGCGAGCTCGTAGAGGCGCAGCAGGCGGCTGCCGTCGAGCTCCTGCGAGCCGTGACACGCGAGCGTGAGGAGGAGCAGCGGCTCGTCGAGCGCACGCAGCGGCCGACCGGCGACGGGGAACGGGATCGTGCCGCCGTTCGGGAGGTGCGGGCGTACGCCGTCGACGCGCGCCACCGCACCGGGATGATGCCGGCGATCGAGCGACGCGTGCACCTCGAGGATCCATCGACTCTCGGCGTGCCACAGCTCGACGGAGTGGTAGCGCGGATCGACGTCGTCGCGGATCCAGTCGCGCTTGTACGGGCGGTGCGCGTCGCCGTCGGGGCGGTAGCGCGCATCGCGCAGCACCGCCTCGACGTCGGCCACGCGGTCGCGGGGCACGAGCACGTCGACGTCGGCCATGCGCCGCACGGCCGGCTCCTCGAAGTACGCGCGCGCGGTGTGGAACCCCTTCAGCAGCACGGGCGTCACGCCGGCGCCGAGCAGCGCGTCGAGCGCCGGCATCACCTCGCGCTCGATGCGCGCGTGGCGACGGCGTGCGTGGTCGAGGTGGCGCGCGAGCCGGTCGCGCACCGCGGGCGCCGCGTCCACCACGCCATCCTCGATCCATCGGCCGACGACGGGCCCCATGCCGGTCGTGTGGCCCGCGATCGCGAGCGCCGCCGCGTCGCACCGCCCATCGACGACGATCGTGCGCTCGCCGGCGAGCACGAGGCGGGTCACGCGCTGCAGCTCGCGCGCGGCCTCCACGCGCGCACGCTCGGTCACGCCTGGCCACAGCGCGGCGGGGTCTCGCGTCCGCGCGAACTCGGCGAGCCGTCGTTGGACCTCGGCGACGTCGTCGGTCATGTCGGTGGGGTGGAATAATCGCTCCGCCCAGTGGGACATCGCTGCTGAGTCCCTTTATTCCTCGCGGAGGGTCGTCTGGCCGAGAACGAGATCACCGTCGCCCCGGTAGGCGTCGACGGATCCGTGCTGTCGTGGCGACAGCGGGCAGCGTACACGATGTCGCCGACGCTCGCGCTGCACCATGCGGCCGCGAAGCGGTGCGTCGATCTGCTCGGCGCGCTCGTGGCGCTCGTGCTCGTGGCGCCGCTGCTCGCCGTGCTCGCGCTGCTCGTGAAGCTCGACTCGCCGGGCCCCGTGCTGTTCGTGCAGACGCGCGTGGGGCGCGGCGGGCGGACGTTCCGCATGCTGAAGGTGCGCACGATGCGCGTCGGCGCCGACGCGGAGAAGGCGACGCTCGCGGCGCTGAACCAGAGCGACGACGCGCGGCTGTTCAAGATCCCGTCGGATCCGCGCGTGACGACGGTGGGCCGCGTGCTCCGCCGGTGGAGCCTGGACGAGCTGCCGCAGCTGTGGAACGTCGTCGCGGGTCACATGTCGCTCGTCGGACCGCGTCCGTTCTTCGAGTCGGATCTCGACGACTACGAGGCGCACCACTTCCGTCGGCTCGCGGTGAAGCCGGGGATCACGGGACTGTGGCAGGTGAGCGGCCGGAGCGACATCCTCGACTTCGAGGACGTCGTGCGGCTCGACCGTCACTACATCGAGCACTGGTCGCTCGCGCTCGACCTGCAGATCCTCGCGCGGACGCTGCCGGTGGTGATGTCGCGGTCGGGAGCCTATTGATGGCGAGCACGTTGTCGGGACTCGGGACTCGGGACTCGGGACTCGGGACTCGGGAACTGCTCCCCCACGAGTCCCGAGTCCCGAGTCCCGAGTCCCGAGTCCCGAAGGCGGCCCGACTGCGCATCGGGATGTTCGGCCTGCGCGGCCTGCGTCCCGACCTCGAGATCACCGGCTTCGAGACCGCGTTCGCGGAGATCGCGCCGCGGCTCGTTCGGCGTGGGCACCGCGTGACGATCTACTGCCGCGCCGGCGCGCACTCCGCGGCGCGGCGCGTGCCGCGCGAGGACGGCGTGGAGCTGCGGTACGTGCCGTCGCCGGGCGGGAAGAACCTCGCCGCCGTGGGCTCGACGCTGCTCGCCGTGCTGCACGCGATGGCGCGGCGCGAGTTCGACGTGTGGTTCTTCGTCAACGTGGGGCTCGGTCACCACGCCGCGCTCGCGCGGCTGGCCGGCGCGCCGGTGGTGATGAACGTGGACGGCCTCGATTGGACGCGCGGCAAGTGGGGCCCGATGGCGCGCGCGTACTTCCGCTCCGCCGCGCGCGCCGCGGTGCGCTCGTGCACCGCGCTCGTGACGGACGCGGACGCGATGCGCGCATACTACCTCGAGCACATGGGGCGCGACTCGACGATGATCGCGTACGGCGCGGACATCGAGCGCGCGCGCCGGCCGGAGCTCATCGCGCCGTTCGGCGTGATGCCGCGCGGCTATTACCTCGTCGTGAGCCGCCTCATCCCGGAGAACTCGCTCGACGTCATGCTCGACGGGTTCCGACGCTCGCGCACGTCGCGCCGGCTGCTCGTCGTCGGCGGCGCGAGCTACCGCGACGCGTTCCACGCGCGACTGCGCGCGCTCGCCGAGCGCGACGAGCGCATCCAGCTCGTCGGGCACGTGTCGGATCAGGCGGTGCTGCGCGAGCTGTGGTGCAACTGCTACGCGTACCTGCACGGCCACTCGGTGGGCGGCACGAACCCGGCGCTGCTGCGCGCGATGGGGTGCGGGGCCAGCGTGCTCGCCCTGGACACGGTATTCAACCGCGAGGTGCTGGCGGACACGGGACGGTTCTTCGCGCGCGACGCGCGGGCCGTGGCGGCGCTGCTCGACGCGGTGGATTCGGATGCCGAGGGGGCGATGCGGCTCGGCGAGGCGGCGCGGGCGCGGGCGGCGAGCCGCTACACGTGGGACGGGGTCACGGCGCAGTACGAGCGGCTGTTCACAGAGGCAGTGAATGATGCGGCGGCGCTGATACGGCGGCGCTGATACCGCGCGTTGTCAGCGCCGCGTTTTCAGTGCCGAAGGTTCAGCGCCGCCTCATCAGCGCCGCCGCATCAGCGCCGCCGCATCGGCCCTCCCACGCCTAACACCGCATCCACCGCCCCCCGCCCCACCGCCCCCACCGCGCTCCAGTCCCCCGCGCGCGCGGCGACCGCGGCGTACCGCGCCACCACGTTCACGGCCAGCATCGGGCCGAGCACCGGCCAGTGGTACCACCGCGCGTGCCGCGCCACCACGCGCAGCAGGTTGCGCGTGTTGAGGTAGAAGCGGAGCGCCTGCCCCCCCGCGCGCCGGTGGCTCGAGCCCTCGTGGTGCCACACGAGCGCGTCCGGCACGTAGCGGATGCGGCGTCCCGCGCGGCGCAGGCGCAGCGACAGATCGAGGTCTTCCGCGTACGCGAACAGCGACGCGTCGAACGGATCGCCGCGCACCGCGTCCAGGCGCACGAGCAGCGCGCAGCCGCTCGCGAACGCGAGGTCGCGTCGCGTGCGCCAGCCGCGCGCCGCGCGCCGACGGAAGCCCACGTGCACCGGCCGGCCGCGCCACGGCGAGAAGCGCCCGCCGCCGAACCACAGCCGCTCCGGGTCGTCGCCGAAGAAGATCCGCGGCGTGGCGAGCGCGATCTCGGCGTCGGACGCCGCTTCCTCGACGAGCCGCCGCACGCAACCCGGGTCGAGCTCCGTGTCGCTGTTGAGCAGCAGCGCCCAGCGCGCGCCCGCCGCGCGCGCGAGACCCACGCCGGCGTTGTTGCCTCCCGTGTAGCCGTCGTTCACGTCGCGCGCGCACACGGTCACCGCCGGCTCGGTGCCGAACGCGGCGCGCAGTCGCGCCACGCTGTCGTCGCCGGACGCGTTGTCGACGACGATCACGCGCGGCGGCCCGCCCTCCGAGCGCAGCACCGACTCCACGCACGCCACCGTGAGCGCCGGCGTGCGGTAGTTCACGACGACGACGGCGACGTCGGACACGTTGGTCACCTCGCCCGTCCTCATCGCCAGCCGTGTTCGCGCGCGGCGCGCGCCGCGAGCAGCGTCGGCACCGCGGCGAGCAGCACGTACACGAGCGTGCGCGTCTCCCACCGCGCCGACGTCGCGAGCGCGACGAGCAGCGCGGCACCCTGCGCGGCCGCGACGAGCGCGAAGCGTGCGCTTCGCGATCGGATCGGTGCGGGCACCGCGCGGCGCACGAACAGGACGCCGATGCCCCACGTCGTCGTCGCGGCGCCGCTGGCCGCCGCCGCGACGCCCCACAGCGGCGTCCCCGCGGCGAGGCACGCGCCGCACGCCGCGAGCACGAGCGCGAGCCCCACGAGCTCCAGCGCGAGCTGGCGCCGGACCATGCCATACGACTGCAGCGTCCCGACGAGCACGACGTGCACCGCGACGGCGAACGGTGCGCCGAACGCCAGCGCCCGCACGATCGGCAGCGCGGGGACGTACGCCGGGAGCAGGCGCGCGACGAGCGCCTCGAACGCCGGCACGAGCGCGAGCGCGGCGCCGGCGACCGTCGCCACGACGTCGTGGTAGCCGTCGAGGAACGCCGCACGCGCCGACGCCACACGCCGCGCCGCGTGCGACAGCGCGACCCGCGACAGCGCCTGCGTCGCCGCGCTCGCCGCCACCATCACGCTCGACGCGAAGCCGTAGTGCGCGAACCGCGCGACCGGCACGCTCGCGCTCACCACGATCCGGTCCGCGAACAGCGCGACCCCCGCGGCGAGGTTCGCGCCGAGCACGGGCAGGCCGTCGCGCAGAAGCGTTCGCATACGGATCTCGGTGCCGTTCGTTTGAACCGCAGAGGACGCAGAGGACGCAGAGGAAACCAAGAGTGAATTGGCTCTCCTCTGCGTCCTCTGCGTCCTCTGCGGTTCACCGCCGAGCACACGCATCACGCGCCACGCCCCGAGCACCGCCGCGACGCCCCACGACGCCGCGTACGCGCCGAGCACCTCGGCGAGCGTCGGCGTGCGGAGCGCGAGCGCCGCGGGCACGAACAACGCCGGCGGCAGCGCGGCGACGAGCCCCGCGCCCCGGAAGTCACCCGCCGTCTGCAGCGCGTACGCCGCGAGCGTCGCGAGGTTGGTTCCCGCCGCACACGCCGCGAGCCCGATGGCGAACGCGCGCATCGTCGGCGGAAGCCACGGCGCCGCCGCGAGCGCCGCGGCGAGCAGCGCGCCCTGCCAGGCGAGCAGCCACCGCGCCACGATGCGCCACTCGCCGCCGATCTCGCTCGGTGCGCGTCCGGCCCACCGCAGGAACGCACCGTCCGCGAGGCCGACGTGCAGCGCGCCGACGTACGCCGCGTACACGAGGAACACGCGCCACGCGCCGAACGACGCGACGTCGAGCCGGCGCGGGATCACGAACACCTGCACCGCGCCTAACGCGACGGCCACCGCCACCGCCGCACCGTACCGCACCGCGTCGCGCCCTGCGGCCGACGCGCGCGGCTTCGACGCCCGGACGTACGACGCTCGCGCGGTCGGCCGCGCCGTCGCTATCTTCGCGCTCACGCCATGTCTCCCACCGTCGTCCTCGTCCTCGCGGTCGTCGCGTTGCCGCTCCTCGCGACCGGGGCCGTCGTGTGGCGACGCGCGCTGCTCCTGTCGCTGCCGTTCCTCGCGATCCTGAACGGCCTCGCGCTTCCGGTCGGCGCGTCGTCGCTGCGGCTCGACCAGCTCGCGGCGTGTGCGCTCGTCGTGCCGCTCGCCGCGTCGCTGCTCACCGGCGCGCGCACGCCGCGCACCGATCCCGTCGTGTGGTGGCTCGCCGCGATCCTCGTCGCGAACGTCGCGTCGAGCGTGCTCCACTCGCCCACGCTCGGGTACAGCCTCCGCCAGTGCGGCAACCTCGCGTCGGTGTGGGTGATGTACCTGCTGCTCGTGCAGTTCCTCGACACGCGCGCGGATCTCGACGCGTTCCTGCGTCGCTCGCTGTGGGCCGCGGCGCTCGCCGGCGTGCTCGGCGTCGGAGCGTATCTGCTCGCCGTCGCGGGCCTCCCCGTCGGCGGCGCGGAGGTGAGCCGGTCGGCGGTGGAGCATCTCACGAACGCGTACGGCGCGTTCGGCACGATGGTCGAGCCGAACATCCTCGGCTCGTTCTCCGGGGCGTGGCTCGTGGTCGCCGCGTCGCTGCTCGCCGTGTCGCATCGCGCGCCGGACGTGCCCACTCGTTTGCTGCGGCTCGTGAGCGCTGCCACCGCGGCGGCGCTCGTCTTCTCGTTCACCCGGGCGGCGTGGCTCGGCGCGCTCGTCGGCGGCGGCGTGTTCGCTCTCGGCGCGCGGCGCACGTTGGGCGTACGCGTGCGCGCGGCACGCCGGCATGCGGCGCGGGTCGCGATCCCCGTCGCCGCGTTAGCCGTCGTCGTCGCCGCGCTGTGGGCGTTGCCGAGCGGCGCGGGCGCGCTGTTCCGCTTCAAGCTGCTCAACCTCGTCAACCTCGAGTCGCCGACCGCGACGCTGCGGCTGGTCACCTACGGCCTCGCGCTGCAGCAGACCGCCGACCACGCGATCGTCGGATGGGGCACGTTCACGTTCGCGCCGCTCGTCGCGCAGGGGAGCGACTTCCAGCAGTTCGAGAACTGGAAGAATCTGTGGATCGGCAACTGGCTCCTCCTCGCGCTGCACGACACGGGTGTCGTCGGCGCGGCGCTGTGGATCGGGATGCTGTGGACCGCGCTTCGCCGCGGCGTGCGCGCCGCCCGCGTCGCGCGCGACACCGACCCCGCGCTCGCCGCGCGCACGCTCGCGCTCACCGCGGCCGTCGCCAGCCTGCTCGTCCCGTTCCTCGCGACCACCGGCTTCTCGTTAGGCTGGCCATGGCTTCTCATGGGCCTCCTCGGCGCGCACGTCCGGCTCGCGGAAGACTCGCGACGTCCGGCCGACGTGCCCTGACGACGCGCGCCGGCACCCCCGCCACCACCGAGTACGGCGGCACGTCGCGCGTCACCACCGCGCCCGCGGCGACCACGCTTCCCTCGCCCACCGACACGCCGGCGAGCACCGTTGCCCCAGCGCCTAACCAGCAGTCGCGCCCGATCGTCACCGCCGCGCGCCGCACGCCCTGCGCGCGGATCGGCCGGTCCACGTCGTCGGTGCGGTGGTTCTCGGAGAAGATCCGCACGCCCGGCCCCATGATGACGTCGTCGCCGATCGTGATCCCCCCCTGCGCGCCGAGGAACGCGCCCGCGCCGACCGCCACGCGGTCGCCGAGCGTCATCCCCTCGCCGAGCTCCGCGAGCACGCCGGTGCACGTGAGCGTCGCCCGCCGCGCGACCGTGACGTTGCGGCCTAACGCGATCCCGCCGCGCGACAGCGCATCGACGCACGCGCCGTCCTCGAGGATGAGCCCCGGCCCGGCGCGGAGCTGGTGTGCGTGGGCGACGACGACCCACCGCCCACGGAATACGGTGCCGCGCACACCCGCCGCGCGCAGCCGCAGCGGCAGCCCGCGCGCGACCTGCCACCCGCGCCGCCACAGCACCTCGGCGAGCTGACGGTCGGAGAGCGGCGTCGCGATCCGGTACGACGGGTCGCGCTTGAGCCGCGCGACCACGCGCTCGACGAGCGATTGGAGGCGGCTCATGCGACGGGTCCGCGGGCGCGCGGCGCCGCGGCCGCGGCGTGGACCGAGTCGAGCAGTTGCCGCGCCGAGCGCTCCCACGTGAACGCGGCGGCGCGCGCGAGCCCCGCGTCGCGCATCGCCGCGGCGCGCCGCTCGTCGAGCGCGATCGCGTCGATCGCCGCGGCGATGGCCGCGTCGTCGGTCGGGTTCACGAGCGTCGCAGCGCCGCCGCACGTCTCGGCCAGCGCCGGCACGTTCGACACGATCACCGGCGCGCCCGCGGCCATCGCCTCGAGCGGCGTGAGCCCGAATCCCTCGTCGAGCGACGGGCAGCAGAACACCGTCGCCGTCGCGTACAGCACGCGCAGCGTCTCGTCGTCCACCGCGCCGACGAGCGACACGCGGTCGGCGACGCCGGCGCGCGCCGCGGCGTCGGCGAGATCCTCGCCCGTGCCGTCGGACGCGCCGGCCACGACGAGCCGCAGGTCGCGCGCGCGCAGTCGCGCCATCCCGCGCACGAGCGACGCCACGTTCTTGCGCGCGCTCACCCGCCCCGCGTACAGCACGAACCGCTCGTGCAGCCCGAGCGCGAGCCACACGCGCGCGATCGCGGCGGGCGACAGCCGCTCGCGCGGCACGAACGCGGCGTCGACCGCGTTGGGCACGACGTCCACGCGCTCCGG
This DNA window, taken from Gemmatirosa kalamazoonensis, encodes the following:
- a CDS encoding nucleotidyltransferase family protein encodes the protein MTDDVAEVQRRLAEFARTRDPAALWPGVTERARVEAARELQRVTRLVLAGERTIVVDGRCDAAALAIAGHTTGMGPVVGRWIEDGVVDAAPAVRDRLARHLDHARRRHARIEREVMPALDALLGAGVTPVLLKGFHTARAYFEEPAVRRMADVDVLVPRDRVADVEAVLRDARYRPDGDAHRPYKRDWIRDDVDPRYHSVELWHAESRWILEVHASLDRRHHPGAVARVDGVRPHLPNGGTIPFPVAGRPLRALDEPLLLLTLACHGSQELDGSRLLRLYELARVIRADRASGRLDWDAVLDLMRRTRLARFAWPALALVEDLAPDTVDPRVLALGRRASTWAARHTVTRLTPAGGALDARGVLRQLMWDRGPVALAQRFLRTMWPAAVTRPGDAAVGWRVRWRRIRAGALSLSAPDERR
- a CDS encoding acyltransferase, with product MSRLQSLVERVVARLKRDPSYRIATPLSDRQLAEVLWRRGWQVARGLPLRLRAAGVRGTVFRGRWVVVAHAHQLRAGPGLILEDGACVDALSRGGIALGRNVTVARRATLTCTGVLAELGEGMTLGDRVAVGAGAFLGAQGGITIGDDVIMGPGVRIFSENHRTDDVDRPIRAQGVRRAAVTIGRDCWLGAGATVLAGVSVGEGSVVAAGAVVTRDVPPYSVVAGVPARVVRARRPDVASLPRAGRARRGGP
- a CDS encoding O-antigen ligase family protein; protein product: MSPTVVLVLAVVALPLLATGAVVWRRALLLSLPFLAILNGLALPVGASSLRLDQLAACALVVPLAASLLTGARTPRTDPVVWWLAAILVANVASSVLHSPTLGYSLRQCGNLASVWVMYLLLVQFLDTRADLDAFLRRSLWAAALAGVLGVGAYLLAVAGLPVGGAEVSRSAVEHLTNAYGAFGTMVEPNILGSFSGAWLVVAASLLAVSHRAPDVPTRLLRLVSAATAAALVFSFTRAAWLGALVGGGVFALGARRTLGVRVRAARRHAARVAIPVAALAVVVAALWALPSGAGALFRFKLLNLVNLESPTATLRLVTYGLALQQTADHAIVGWGTFTFAPLVAQGSDFQQFENWKNLWIGNWLLLALHDTGVVGAALWIGMLWTALRRGVRAARVARDTDPALAARTLALTAAVASLLVPFLATTGFSLGWPWLLMGLLGAHVRLAEDSRRPADVP
- a CDS encoding sugar transferase, with product MSPTLALHHAAAKRCVDLLGALVALVLVAPLLAVLALLVKLDSPGPVLFVQTRVGRGGRTFRMLKVRTMRVGADAEKATLAALNQSDDARLFKIPSDPRVTTVGRVLRRWSLDELPQLWNVVAGHMSLVGPRPFFESDLDDYEAHHFRRLAVKPGITGLWQVSGRSDILDFEDVVRLDRHYIEHWSLALDLQILARTLPVVMSRSGAY
- a CDS encoding glycosyltransferase family 4 protein; this encodes MRIGVEAKWLHRGPPSGRRVVRNLVTALTAVTGPEDELHLFLDGRSRGERAPSAGAELVPPERRHYVWAGNNGVSNVCVVPWAADALRLDAVVYQNFVPPARAARHARVAFVHDAIFETRPDLFTWSERLYFAPLRRLTAGADRVCTVSASERARLVTLGYATPERVDVVPNAVDAAFVPRERLSPAAIARVWLALGLHERFVLYAGRVSARKNVASLVRGMARLRARDLRLVVAGASDGTGEDLADAAARAGVADRVSLVGAVDDETLRVLYATATVFCCPSLDEGFGLTPLEAMAAGAPVIVSNVPALAETCGGAATLVNPTDDAAIAAAIDAIALDERRAAAMRDAGLARAAAFTWERSARQLLDSVHAAAAAPRARGPVA
- a CDS encoding glycosyltransferase; the protein is MASTLSGLGTRDSGLGTRELLPHESRVPSPESRVPKAARLRIGMFGLRGLRPDLEITGFETAFAEIAPRLVRRGHRVTIYCRAGAHSAARRVPREDGVELRYVPSPGGKNLAAVGSTLLAVLHAMARREFDVWFFVNVGLGHHAALARLAGAPVVMNVDGLDWTRGKWGPMARAYFRSAARAAVRSCTALVTDADAMRAYYLEHMGRDSTMIAYGADIERARRPELIAPFGVMPRGYYLVVSRLIPENSLDVMLDGFRRSRTSRRLLVVGGASYRDAFHARLRALAERDERIQLVGHVSDQAVLRELWCNCYAYLHGHSVGGTNPALLRAMGCGASVLALDTVFNREVLADTGRFFARDARAVAALLDAVDSDAEGAMRLGEAARARAASRYTWDGVTAQYERLFTEAVNDAAALIRRR
- a CDS encoding glycosyltransferase — its product is MTNVSDVAVVVVNYRTPALTVACVESVLRSEGGPPRVIVVDNASGDDSVARLRAAFGTEPAVTVCARDVNDGYTGGNNAGVGLARAAGARWALLLNSDTELDPGCVRRLVEEAASDAEIALATPRIFFGDDPERLWFGGGRFSPWRGRPVHVGFRRRAARGWRTRRDLAFASGCALLVRLDAVRGDPFDASLFAYAEDLDLSLRLRRAGRRIRYVPDALVWHHEGSSHRRAGGQALRFYLNTRNLLRVVARHARWYHWPVLGPMLAVNVVARYAAVAARAGDWSAVGAVGRGAVDAVLGVGGPMRRR